Proteins found in one archaeon genomic segment:
- a CDS encoding 50S ribosomal protein P1, with translation MEYIYAALLLHKMGKPVNEENLTSVVKATGQAPDEVKIKALASALSEVNIDEALKNAAAMAAAPAAPAAAGAPAAKAEEKPKEDEKKEEEALQGLASLFG, from the coding sequence ATGGAATACATCTACGCGGCACTGCTCCTCCACAAGATGGGCAAGCCCGTCAATGAAGAGAATCTCACGAGCGTGGTCAAGGCCACGGGGCAAGCCCCGGACGAGGTCAAGATCAAGGCCCTAGCTTCGGCTCTCAGCGAGGTCAACATCGACGAGGCGCTCAAGAACGCGGCCGCGATGGCTGCGGCGCCTGCGGCTCCCGCCGCGGCTGGCGCGCCTGCGGCGAAGGCCGAGGAGAAGCCGAAGGAAGACGAGAAGAAGGAAGAGGAAGCCCTCCAGGGGCTCGCTTCGCTCTTCGGCTAG
- a CDS encoding alanine--tRNA ligase: protein MNEKKEALKSKFSSDYKRYYLVDLFKREGFVRKKCQNCGRFFWTLVQDRRLCDEPPCSPYSFIGNPITKKKLGRTELWRTAARYFKENGHHIVNRYPVVSRWRPDLYFTVASIIDFQRIEAGKVIFQLPVNPLLVPQVCLRFNDIPSVGVSGKHGTSFVMMGQTALDNKEGYWKDRCIDLDFELLTKRLGVSPEELTFNEEVWVGYGAFGYSLEYFARGAELGNAVFTAFEGEPSHYSEMKERVVDMGAGLDRWVWASQGAPNIYEANYGSLIQKMKDLCKVEVDRRLFMKYSKLAGTMNVDEFGPLGEQRRLIAKKLEVDSKRLEESLAPVEAIYSIADHAQTLLFGIADGMLPSNSGGGYNLRILYRRASNFINHFRFPLTLSEVVNWQIEELKAMYPELAEHRDDVAQVLKVEEGRHASTTERVSKIVSSVSGAGGPVSTEQLIKLYDSDGVTPEQLMDAGAKVEMPEDFYEKVQARHVTRKVDEPKAQLDVGSLPATKLLYYGEKDDFEFSAKVLKVLPRGRVVLDRTFFYPRGGGQEPDRGTIGTAKVVDVEKYGEVVIHSLGGPAPKAGAKVTCKVEVRRRTRITQIHTATHILNGSSRQVLGPWVWQHSAFKEEDYGRLDITHFSHLTPKEVQAIEDLANEVVRKNLTIKNTFMPRQVAEQKYGFRLYQGGVVPGKSIRVVDIGGWDIEACGGTHTRTTGAVGFIKVTKVERIQDGVERLEFVAGEAAIEYMHRLDVEMDELSDILGTQRVNLPKVARTVLQDLDQARAREKALGEAVVDLSSSEVSRSAKPIRSAKLYVAVRPPMGEDQIIAQGQKSVEAEPSLIYVSIFPSGNSGRVVCFVGAAARQAGYSAGDVIKKLASSLGGSGGGSPSFAQGGGPKSDKIEEAARLAETIFQAQTS from the coding sequence TTGAATGAAAAGAAGGAAGCCCTAAAGTCGAAGTTCTCCTCAGACTACAAACGCTACTACCTCGTCGACCTGTTCAAGCGCGAGGGCTTCGTCAGGAAAAAGTGCCAGAACTGCGGCCGCTTCTTCTGGACCCTCGTCCAGGACCGGCGACTCTGCGACGAGCCTCCCTGCTCCCCCTACTCCTTCATCGGGAACCCGATCACGAAGAAGAAGCTCGGGAGGACCGAGCTCTGGCGGACTGCCGCCCGCTACTTCAAGGAGAACGGGCACCACATCGTCAACAGGTACCCGGTCGTCAGCCGGTGGCGCCCAGACCTCTACTTCACGGTCGCATCGATCATCGACTTCCAGAGGATCGAGGCCGGCAAGGTAATCTTCCAGCTCCCTGTCAATCCTCTCCTCGTCCCCCAGGTCTGCCTGAGGTTCAACGACATCCCGAGCGTGGGCGTAAGCGGCAAGCACGGCACCTCCTTCGTCATGATGGGGCAGACAGCCCTCGACAACAAGGAGGGCTACTGGAAGGACAGGTGCATCGACCTCGACTTCGAGCTTCTCACCAAGCGCCTTGGAGTCAGCCCCGAGGAGCTTACATTCAACGAGGAGGTCTGGGTCGGGTACGGTGCCTTCGGCTACTCCCTCGAGTACTTCGCGCGGGGCGCCGAGCTGGGCAACGCGGTCTTCACGGCCTTCGAGGGCGAGCCCAGTCACTACTCAGAAATGAAGGAGCGCGTCGTCGACATGGGGGCCGGCCTCGACCGGTGGGTCTGGGCCTCGCAGGGCGCCCCCAACATCTACGAGGCGAACTACGGGTCTCTCATCCAGAAGATGAAGGACCTCTGCAAGGTCGAAGTGGACCGCAGGCTCTTCATGAAGTACTCCAAGCTCGCCGGGACGATGAACGTGGACGAGTTCGGCCCACTAGGAGAACAGCGCCGCCTGATCGCCAAGAAGCTCGAAGTCGACTCGAAGCGCCTCGAGGAGAGCCTGGCCCCGGTCGAGGCAATCTACTCCATCGCAGACCACGCCCAGACCCTCCTCTTCGGGATCGCAGACGGCATGCTCCCGAGCAACTCCGGCGGGGGCTACAACCTCAGGATACTCTACAGGCGGGCCTCGAACTTCATCAACCACTTCAGGTTCCCCCTCACGCTCTCCGAGGTCGTCAACTGGCAGATTGAGGAGCTCAAGGCCATGTACCCGGAGCTGGCTGAACACAGGGACGACGTGGCCCAGGTCCTGAAGGTCGAGGAAGGCCGTCACGCGTCGACCACAGAGCGCGTCTCGAAGATAGTCTCCTCCGTCAGCGGTGCCGGAGGCCCGGTCTCCACCGAGCAGCTCATCAAGCTCTACGACTCCGACGGCGTCACCCCCGAGCAGCTGATGGACGCCGGCGCCAAGGTGGAGATGCCGGAGGACTTCTACGAAAAAGTCCAGGCCAGGCACGTCACCCGCAAGGTCGACGAGCCCAAGGCCCAGCTCGACGTCGGCTCACTGCCAGCAACGAAGCTCCTCTACTACGGCGAGAAGGACGACTTCGAGTTCAGCGCCAAAGTCCTCAAGGTCCTCCCCCGCGGCAGGGTCGTCCTCGACCGGACCTTCTTCTACCCGCGGGGAGGCGGCCAAGAGCCCGACCGGGGGACCATCGGGACCGCGAAGGTCGTCGACGTGGAGAAGTACGGAGAGGTCGTGATCCACTCCCTAGGGGGCCCCGCCCCCAAGGCGGGCGCGAAGGTCACCTGCAAGGTGGAGGTGAGGAGGAGGACGCGGATCACCCAGATCCACACAGCCACCCACATCCTCAACGGCTCATCGAGGCAGGTCTTGGGGCCCTGGGTCTGGCAGCACTCTGCCTTCAAGGAGGAGGACTACGGGCGCCTCGACATCACCCACTTCTCCCACCTGACCCCCAAGGAGGTCCAGGCGATCGAGGACCTCGCCAACGAGGTCGTCCGCAAGAACCTGACGATCAAGAACACGTTCATGCCCAGGCAGGTAGCTGAACAGAAGTACGGCTTCAGGCTCTACCAGGGGGGAGTCGTCCCGGGCAAGAGCATCAGGGTCGTAGACATCGGGGGCTGGGACATCGAGGCATGCGGCGGCACGCACACCAGGACCACGGGCGCGGTCGGGTTCATCAAGGTCACCAAGGTCGAGCGGATCCAGGACGGGGTCGAGCGTCTCGAGTTCGTAGCCGGCGAGGCGGCCATCGAGTACATGCATCGGCTCGACGTCGAGATGGACGAGCTTTCTGACATCCTCGGGACGCAGAGGGTCAACCTCCCCAAGGTCGCCCGCACCGTCCTGCAGGACCTCGACCAGGCCCGGGCCCGCGAGAAGGCCCTGGGGGAGGCTGTCGTCGACCTCTCGTCCTCCGAGGTCTCCCGCTCGGCCAAACCGATCCGCTCGGCAAAGCTTTACGTCGCGGTCCGCCCACCCATGGGCGAGGACCAGATTATTGCTCAGGGCCAGAAGAGCGTCGAAGCCGAACCGTCTCTGATCTACGTCAGCATCTTCCCCTCTGGCAACTCGGGCCGCGTAGTCTGCTTCGTAGGAGCCGCAGCCAGGCAGGCCGGATACTCTGCAGGGGACGTGATCAAGAAGCTCGCTTCGTCCTTGGGCGGGTCGGGCGGAGGCTCGCCATCCTTCGCGCAGGGCGGAGGGCCGAAGTCAGACAAGATTGAGGAGGCTGCGCGCCTCGCCGAGACGATCTTCCAGGCACAAACGAGCTGA
- a CDS encoding YncE family protein, with amino-acid sequence MKGLRERGGQSYLVVAVMVILLLPSVFSLATMAKSWAPRVVATVDLGGRAMSVAVDSRAGLVFATSAPNSIGPGNSSTKPLLVEVNASTGEVLRTLTVGNGSGPLAVDPLAGRVYEVNRGQGSVSVIDESTWTVVSTISVGNDPDGIAVNPDLGMVYVSNGGTNTLSVINATKGRETAQVVVGNNPSGIAVDQVSGTVYVAGSPDLIAVINGTSNVLIRTITLNDMPFALGVDSSTGTIYASLYFSRSLLVVNGSTDIPLTEVQVNSSTDFSGGIAVNPDTHDVYLTNRDSDSVSIIDGTTFTLKGTARVGHYPQGVAVDPATGFAYVANLYSNSLSIVSSGPGPTDTYVSCSPSLIRLGASSSCTVALYGSSPTGNVSWTASGEGGVSFPSGTCALSFSTCTVSLNGTRAGEVLVRAEYDGDGSNPASSGSTSITVSDPSRVSSDLVQHEFVIPASPSNRVDLVPDHPIQQGDLLVVGAVFGTNNSGSIKDSSSNNWSGETNPNPYSYPNDPTLGTGIWSAKAALGTNDTITITSGGSVALVEFFELRGANFSSIGRYGGGGTGGLVGLGSVNCSNGCPQLPGAFIFVIGGSISGPGASCYPFEGIPGEGYPPQGPGFTIEPFCGSQSPSTGNRLWVEYGLTDYPGFSVGLGLTPAVEQYSLDQVLVVGISTPSVSALSESGISGSQSMAQSYALLAVIASVVAVFLFTSTRKSPPRP; translated from the coding sequence ATGAAGGGGTTGAGAGAGCGGGGAGGGCAATCCTACCTTGTTGTGGCTGTCATGGTAATTCTCTTGCTTCCCTCCGTGTTCTCCCTCGCAACTATGGCCAAGTCGTGGGCCCCGAGGGTCGTGGCAACGGTCGACCTCGGAGGCAGGGCCATGTCGGTTGCCGTCGATTCCAGGGCGGGGCTCGTGTTCGCGACCAGTGCGCCGAACTCCATCGGCCCCGGCAACTCCTCAACCAAGCCACTCCTGGTGGAGGTGAACGCTTCGACGGGTGAGGTCCTGCGAACGCTCACAGTGGGCAACGGCAGCGGGCCCTTGGCTGTCGACCCCTTGGCAGGGAGGGTCTACGAGGTCAACCGAGGCCAGGGCTCGGTGTCCGTGATCGACGAGAGCACTTGGACGGTTGTCTCCACCATCAGCGTCGGGAACGACCCCGATGGGATAGCCGTCAATCCCGACCTCGGCATGGTCTACGTCTCGAACGGCGGGACCAACACTCTCTCGGTCATCAACGCCACGAAGGGCCGCGAGACAGCGCAGGTCGTAGTCGGGAACAACCCGTCCGGGATAGCGGTCGACCAGGTCAGCGGGACGGTCTACGTAGCAGGGTCACCAGACCTAATCGCAGTGATCAACGGCACTTCGAACGTCCTGATTCGAACCATCACCCTCAACGACATGCCGTTCGCCTTGGGAGTGGACTCGAGCACGGGGACTATCTACGCCTCGCTGTACTTCTCCCGGTCGCTTCTCGTGGTCAATGGCTCGACCGACATCCCTCTGACCGAAGTCCAGGTCAACAGCTCGACCGACTTCTCCGGTGGAATCGCGGTAAACCCTGACACACATGATGTGTATCTCACCAATAGGGACTCTGACTCCGTCTCGATAATAGACGGGACGACCTTCACACTCAAGGGGACCGCCAGGGTCGGGCACTACCCACAAGGGGTCGCCGTCGACCCTGCGACCGGGTTCGCTTACGTGGCCAACCTCTACTCCAACTCCCTTTCGATCGTCTCCAGCGGTCCTGGGCCGACGGACACGTATGTCTCCTGCTCTCCTTCGCTCATCCGCCTCGGAGCCTCCTCCTCCTGCACGGTCGCTCTGTACGGCTCTTCGCCCACAGGGAATGTGTCATGGACGGCTTCCGGAGAAGGAGGAGTCTCCTTCCCTTCAGGCACCTGCGCGCTCTCATTTTCGACCTGCACAGTGAGTCTCAATGGAACCAGAGCAGGCGAGGTCTTAGTTCGGGCCGAGTACGATGGAGACGGCTCCAACCCGGCCAGCTCAGGAAGCACCTCGATCACAGTCTCTGACCCGAGCAGGGTCTCCTCAGACCTCGTCCAGCACGAATTCGTCATCCCCGCATCTCCCTCGAACCGCGTCGACCTGGTCCCCGACCACCCGATACAGCAAGGAGACCTCCTTGTGGTCGGCGCCGTCTTCGGCACGAACAACTCCGGGAGCATCAAAGACTCTTCCTCCAACAACTGGTCAGGCGAGACAAACCCGAATCCATACTCCTATCCAAACGACCCAACCCTGGGAACAGGAATCTGGTCAGCGAAAGCGGCCCTCGGGACCAACGATACGATCACCATCACCAGCGGCGGCTCGGTCGCGCTGGTCGAGTTCTTCGAACTTCGCGGAGCAAACTTCTCGAGCATAGGCCGATACGGCGGCGGGGGCACAGGCGGGCTCGTGGGACTTGGGTCGGTCAACTGTTCCAACGGCTGCCCCCAGCTACCCGGCGCGTTCATCTTTGTGATTGGAGGCTCCATCTCTGGGCCTGGGGCCTCGTGCTATCCCTTCGAAGGGATTCCTGGGGAGGGCTACCCGCCCCAAGGGCCGGGCTTCACGATTGAACCTTTCTGCGGCTCTCAGAGCCCCTCCACCGGCAACCGACTGTGGGTTGAGTACGGGCTAACCGACTATCCCGGCTTCTCTGTCGGGCTGGGGTTGACTCCCGCAGTCGAACAGTACAGCCTGGACCAGGTCCTCGTCGTCGGGATTTCTACTCCTTCAGTTTCAGCCCTCTCGGAGTCCGGGATCTCAGGTTCCCAGTCGATGGCCCAATCGTACGCTCTCCTAGCCGTGATCGCCTCGGTCGTCGCTGTCTTCCTCTTCACATCCACTAGGAAATCTCCGCCTCGGCCCTGA
- a CDS encoding phosphoheptose isomerase, which translates to MDRGGKRIFIIDIDGTVCTHVGNEEGPEKMLSATPFPDSIAEINKLYDQGHFICFFTARLEEHRAPTEKWLRRHGLRYHQVIFNKPRKLPPFTEYHFIDDAHVRATTYKGKFTRLVKKKVEIEAFEE; encoded by the coding sequence ATGGACCGAGGCGGCAAGAGGATCTTCATCATAGACATCGACGGGACCGTCTGCACCCACGTCGGGAACGAGGAAGGCCCAGAGAAGATGCTCTCAGCAACGCCCTTCCCCGACTCCATTGCCGAGATCAACAAGCTCTACGACCAGGGCCACTTCATCTGTTTCTTCACCGCGAGGCTCGAAGAGCACCGGGCGCCCACTGAGAAGTGGCTCAGGCGCCACGGCCTGAGGTACCACCAGGTCATCTTCAACAAGCCGAGGAAGCTCCCCCCGTTCACCGAGTACCACTTCATCGACGACGCCCACGTACGGGCGACGACCTACAAGGGAAAGTTCACCCGACTGGTGAAGAAGAAGGTCGAGATCGAAGCCTTCGAGGAGTAG
- a CDS encoding 50S ribosomal protein L10 produces the protein MSETVQVHKPNPKKVETIERVSGLAQKYPVVAITNLTKVRATQLMAVRKALRGHAEVFVVKNQLAILGLQKAGIKNADQLLSHLTGQNALIFSTYDPFKLFLTLDKNKVFLPARAGDAAPEDIIVPAGNTSLPAGPVLSEFREAGIQTKIEGGSIWVNKDSVAAKKGAMITPKLASLFSKLNIKPIRAGLTIALAYESGLIYAGELVAIDLEKYRQSLLDAYSSSRGLAIVIGYVTKETAPDILARAYREAMALAVEAGFLTKETAPMIIGKAEAEAAALEAKAREKGFA, from the coding sequence ATGAGCGAAACAGTCCAGGTCCACAAGCCGAACCCCAAGAAGGTCGAGACGATCGAGCGCGTCTCAGGCTTGGCGCAGAAGTACCCCGTCGTCGCGATTACCAACCTCACGAAGGTCAGGGCCACGCAGCTCATGGCGGTCCGCAAGGCGCTCCGGGGCCACGCCGAAGTCTTCGTGGTCAAGAACCAGCTCGCCATCCTCGGCCTCCAGAAGGCAGGGATCAAGAACGCGGACCAGCTCCTCTCACACCTCACCGGCCAGAACGCTCTGATCTTCTCTACCTACGACCCGTTCAAGCTCTTCCTCACCCTCGACAAGAACAAGGTCTTCCTGCCCGCCCGCGCAGGGGACGCCGCCCCGGAGGACATCATCGTCCCGGCCGGGAACACCAGCCTGCCCGCAGGTCCGGTCCTCAGCGAATTCAGGGAAGCTGGAATCCAGACCAAGATCGAAGGAGGCAGCATATGGGTCAACAAGGACTCCGTGGCCGCGAAGAAAGGCGCGATGATCACGCCCAAGCTCGCCAGCCTCTTCTCCAAGCTCAACATCAAGCCGATCCGGGCGGGCCTCACCATCGCGCTCGCCTACGAGAGCGGCCTGATCTACGCTGGAGAGCTGGTCGCCATCGACCTTGAGAAGTACAGACAGAGTCTCCTCGACGCCTACTCGTCCTCGAGGGGCCTAGCGATCGTAATCGGATACGTCACCAAGGAGACAGCTCCCGACATCCTGGCGCGAGCCTACAGGGAGGCGATGGCCCTCGCGGTCGAGGCGGGCTTCCTGACGAAGGAGACGGCGCCGATGATAATCGGCAAGGCCGAGGCAGAAGCAGCGGCCCTCGAGGCAAAGGCCAGAGAGAAGGGTTTCGCCTAA
- the leuS gene encoding leucine--tRNA ligase, giving the protein MANKEKYWLKVWADRRAFEPDPLPGKKKMFVTVPYPYMNAPVHIGTAFTSARAEFYARFRRLQGYNVLFPWAWHWTGKTIVGMSYRLKQGDEAVRRAFVEIDGVPPSEVEKFVDPEYLASYYTKVSRQVMKDTGFSIDWRREFRTVDPTYRRFVEWQYLRLRELGYVVQGTHPVVWCPFDKSPTGDHDRMEGEGVSPEEFSLIKFHLGEFAFVAATVRPETIYGATNLWVNPDAEYSEARVDGELWIVSSSALSRLSEQKHDVTPVRSFRGQDLVGRYAMAPLTGKSLPILPGKFVDETVATGVVYSVPAHAPFDYMALQDIKQGRVPVGRQVKEVADKMEPLSIINVQGYSRFPAEDAVKKSGAADSTDPRLEAATEEVYGAEFHRGVMAQSSGPLAGLAVAEAKAKAVELITKTGRLGKMLELPQRVVCRCGNRCFVKILENQWFLNYSNPEWKAKARLAVEKASVFPEEARQWFYSTIDWLDDRPCARRSGMGTKLPWDKEWIVDTLGDSTIYMAYYTLSKFVNQEKLAPEQMTPEVLDYVFFGKGNPANLAKGVKTTEKRLRDLRAEFTYWYPVDLRNSAKELIPNHLTFYAFHHAALFPEKQWPKGFGINGMIQIEGKKMSKTKGNFVTWKGALEKYGADGLRLALALIADGMDDADWRDRAAEDAKFKVESVIPFVKKSLKASSRREKNSIDAWLVSTVHRRIVAVTEAMEVMKIRRASAATFQEMWNDIRYYLHRSGDPRRQTLEAVFVAWLRMMSPFTPFMAEDLNHELGGKGLASQADWPSTKDFPLDEEAELAEALLQKVMEDARNVMKLIKGPRKVLNVYVASDEARRYFAELAGAKARKENVGSVVKKYASLKISPDRVFKLSFELGEDLVGKLLGMKDFDEFAALSEAQEFMGRELGIKVNVQKAGSKGLSDPANKAKGALPIKPALLLE; this is encoded by the coding sequence ATGGCGAACAAAGAAAAGTACTGGCTCAAGGTCTGGGCCGACCGCCGCGCCTTCGAGCCGGACCCGCTCCCCGGCAAGAAGAAGATGTTCGTCACTGTCCCATACCCCTACATGAATGCCCCCGTCCACATCGGGACGGCCTTCACCTCTGCCCGGGCCGAATTCTACGCCCGCTTCCGGCGCCTACAAGGGTACAACGTCCTCTTCCCCTGGGCCTGGCACTGGACGGGCAAGACCATAGTGGGAATGAGCTACCGGCTCAAGCAGGGCGACGAAGCGGTCCGCCGCGCCTTCGTCGAGATCGACGGCGTCCCCCCGAGCGAAGTGGAGAAGTTCGTCGACCCCGAGTACCTCGCCTCCTACTACACCAAGGTCAGCCGTCAGGTGATGAAGGACACCGGCTTCTCGATAGACTGGCGCCGCGAGTTCAGGACCGTCGACCCCACCTACCGGAGGTTCGTGGAATGGCAGTACCTGAGGCTCCGCGAGCTCGGATACGTCGTCCAGGGCACGCATCCGGTCGTCTGGTGCCCCTTCGACAAGAGCCCGACCGGGGACCACGACCGCATGGAAGGGGAGGGCGTCTCTCCCGAGGAGTTCAGCCTAATCAAGTTCCACCTCGGCGAGTTCGCCTTCGTGGCTGCCACCGTCCGCCCCGAGACTATCTACGGCGCGACCAACCTCTGGGTCAACCCCGACGCCGAGTACAGCGAGGCGCGCGTGGACGGCGAGCTCTGGATAGTCTCCTCCTCCGCCCTCTCGAGGCTCTCCGAGCAGAAGCACGACGTCACGCCCGTCCGCTCCTTCAGAGGCCAGGACTTGGTCGGGAGATACGCGATGGCCCCCCTGACCGGCAAGTCGCTACCGATACTCCCGGGGAAGTTCGTCGACGAGACCGTGGCCACAGGCGTAGTGTACAGCGTCCCGGCGCACGCCCCGTTCGACTACATGGCCCTCCAAGACATCAAGCAGGGTCGCGTCCCTGTCGGCAGGCAGGTCAAGGAAGTCGCCGACAAGATGGAGCCCCTCTCCATAATCAACGTCCAGGGTTACTCCCGCTTCCCTGCAGAGGACGCAGTCAAGAAGTCGGGAGCCGCGGACTCGACTGACCCGCGACTTGAGGCTGCGACCGAGGAGGTCTACGGGGCCGAGTTCCACAGGGGAGTCATGGCCCAGTCCTCGGGCCCTCTGGCGGGCTTGGCTGTGGCCGAAGCGAAGGCAAAGGCAGTCGAGCTGATCACCAAGACAGGACGTTTGGGCAAGATGCTCGAGCTCCCCCAGAGGGTCGTCTGCCGCTGCGGGAACCGGTGCTTCGTCAAGATCCTCGAGAATCAGTGGTTCCTGAACTACTCCAACCCCGAATGGAAGGCGAAGGCCAGGCTGGCCGTCGAGAAGGCATCGGTCTTCCCCGAGGAGGCCAGGCAGTGGTTCTACTCCACGATCGACTGGCTTGACGACAGGCCCTGCGCCCGCCGCTCTGGCATGGGGACCAAGCTGCCCTGGGACAAGGAGTGGATAGTGGACACTCTGGGAGATTCGACAATTTACATGGCGTACTACACGCTCAGCAAGTTCGTCAACCAAGAGAAGCTCGCCCCCGAGCAGATGACCCCCGAAGTCTTGGACTACGTCTTCTTCGGCAAGGGCAACCCGGCCAACCTGGCAAAGGGCGTCAAGACGACCGAGAAGCGCCTGCGCGACCTCCGCGCCGAGTTCACCTACTGGTACCCGGTCGACCTGCGGAACTCTGCCAAGGAGCTGATTCCCAACCACCTCACATTCTACGCCTTCCACCACGCGGCCCTCTTCCCGGAGAAGCAGTGGCCCAAGGGCTTCGGAATCAACGGCATGATCCAGATCGAGGGGAAGAAGATGAGCAAGACCAAGGGCAACTTCGTGACCTGGAAGGGTGCCCTTGAGAAGTACGGAGCGGACGGCCTGAGGCTCGCCCTCGCCCTCATAGCAGACGGGATGGACGACGCTGACTGGAGGGACAGGGCGGCGGAGGACGCGAAATTCAAGGTCGAGTCCGTCATCCCATTCGTGAAGAAGTCGCTCAAGGCCTCCTCCCGACGGGAGAAGAACTCGATCGACGCCTGGCTCGTCTCGACCGTACACCGGCGGATCGTTGCGGTCACCGAAGCCATGGAAGTGATGAAAATCAGGCGCGCCTCCGCGGCCACCTTCCAGGAGATGTGGAACGACATCAGGTACTACCTCCATCGTTCGGGCGACCCGAGGCGCCAGACGCTCGAGGCGGTCTTCGTGGCCTGGCTGAGGATGATGTCTCCCTTCACACCATTCATGGCTGAGGACCTCAACCACGAGCTGGGCGGCAAGGGCCTCGCGAGCCAGGCCGACTGGCCCTCGACCAAGGACTTCCCGCTCGACGAAGAGGCCGAGCTTGCGGAGGCCCTCCTGCAGAAGGTCATGGAGGACGCGAGGAACGTGATGAAGCTCATCAAAGGACCGCGCAAGGTACTGAACGTGTACGTCGCGTCAGACGAGGCCCGTCGCTACTTCGCCGAGCTCGCGGGCGCCAAGGCCAGAAAGGAGAACGTCGGGTCCGTCGTCAAGAAGTACGCTTCCCTCAAGATCTCCCCAGACCGGGTCTTCAAGCTCTCCTTCGAGCTGGGCGAAGACCTCGTGGGCAAGCTCCTGGGCATGAAGGACTTCGACGAGTTCGCCGCCCTCTCCGAAGCTCAGGAGTTCATGGGCCGCGAATTGGGAATCAAGGTCAATGTGCAGAAGGCCGGCTCCAAGGGCCTGAGCGACCCCGCCAACAAGGCAAAGGGCGCGCTGCCCATCAAGCCTGCGCTGCTGCTCGAGTAA
- a CDS encoding rubrerythrin family protein — translation MPAEVSSLPSVAKKRMSDEYTDSILYERLSRTVSKESPFSEALRQLSATEHRHYEFWKRYAPGEEPTVARAKLYWVLFLRRLFGLTFASRYLDRHESNVINDYKGMSQMIPPEDRASFEEMVADEQDHEKAFELKIESSAIQYISFVVLGLADALVEITGIHAGSLGIYNRTEYAGLAGVVAGAAASLAMASAAFAQAKQGFKGSARLSAIYTGVSYFITAIILATPYFLTPSMIYALSSSMVLAVIIVTLITYYSTVISGKPFLRDFLEIVVIMLAVTVVLYFFGSFIGVSTGIRIS, via the coding sequence ATGCCCGCAGAAGTCTCCTCCCTCCCTTCCGTCGCCAAGAAGCGCATGTCGGACGAATACACTGACTCCATCCTCTACGAGAGGCTCTCTCGCACCGTCTCCAAGGAGAGCCCCTTCTCCGAGGCTCTGAGACAGCTCTCCGCGACCGAGCACAGGCATTACGAGTTCTGGAAGAGATACGCCCCCGGAGAGGAGCCCACAGTCGCGCGTGCGAAGCTGTACTGGGTCCTCTTCCTCAGGAGGCTCTTCGGCCTCACCTTCGCCTCCAGGTATCTCGACCGGCACGAATCGAACGTGATCAACGATTACAAGGGGATGAGCCAGATGATACCCCCCGAAGACCGGGCCTCCTTCGAGGAAATGGTCGCCGACGAGCAAGACCACGAGAAGGCCTTCGAGCTCAAGATCGAGAGCTCCGCGATCCAGTACATTTCCTTCGTGGTCCTCGGCCTCGCGGACGCCCTGGTGGAGATAACCGGGATCCACGCCGGGTCTCTCGGGATCTACAACAGGACAGAGTACGCAGGGCTCGCCGGGGTCGTAGCCGGGGCGGCGGCCTCGCTCGCGATGGCCTCAGCCGCCTTCGCGCAGGCGAAGCAGGGCTTCAAAGGGTCGGCCAGGCTCAGCGCCATATACACCGGGGTCTCCTACTTCATCACCGCGATCATCCTCGCCACCCCGTACTTCCTGACCCCGAGCATGATCTACGCCCTGTCGTCGTCGATGGTGTTGGCCGTAATCATCGTCACACTGATCACGTACTACAGCACTGTCATATCCGGGAAGCCATTTCTCAGGGACTTCCTGGAGATCGTCGTGATAATGCTCGCCGTCACCGTCGTCCTCTACTTCTTCGGCTCTTTCATCGGGGTCAGCACCGGCATCAGGATAAGCTGA